Sequence from the Thunnus maccoyii chromosome 11, fThuMac1.1, whole genome shotgun sequence genome:
attgaaaatgatgaaaatgtggAATTTGCATGCCCTGGttctacatgtacagtatatatatatatatatatatatatataaatatatatatataaatcttgACAACTAATAACCAGTATTCAGGCTGATGTTTGCTAGTGTTGGCTATGGATTTAAAACTCATCATTGTctcatcaataaatcattcgGGACCAGAGACAGTTTGCACTTGCCCTACATATTCATGGATTAAATTTAATAATGGTTCTGCAAATATGCCAGTAAAGCCAGGCAAGCAAGTGCCATATCAACTGCAGAGTATTCGGAGGAAGAGTTATATgacaaaacagtatttttatattttgcacCATTTTCTTGGCAAAGACtgtttactttatatacaaAAGCTGAACATTTGCCCCTCATGGCAACAAATGACAGTCAAGAATTTGTCAAACAGCCTAATATTTGTTGTTCTGTGTTGTACGCTGTATAGTGATCTAAATTATTTAGAAGAGCAGAAAGCAGGTGTGACAGCACCCAGCATGATTTTGCCAGAATAACAGTTCATACTTTATTTTCCACTTGAGTACGAGCACTATAGTCTCTCATTGACATGCAAGAAACTCAACCAAGCAACCTCGGAGTCTTCAAAGCCAGTCTCCCAGGTAATGGAGCAGCTTGAGATTTTACATCTGATCATCACTGACTGGAGTCTTGATCACGTACTGTAGATTCAAAACCGGTAAAAGATTTCTGCATGTTTACAAACTACGATTGGAGTTTCTCATATATGAAAAAAATTGCTGAATAAATGACGTCCTTCATAATTTCAATCACACATTtattagaaaaagaaataccAGCTTGCGTCATAGGATACAGTACATTGAAACTCAAATAATgagacataaataaacatactaTATTTTATGAAAATCCTGTTaagcaaaaaaatatatgtacacCTGTTTGTCATATTATAACCAgtttacaaatatttacatcTTCTTTGTACATCTCTCATATAACACAGTATCTAAAAGATAGTTGCAACCTCTAAAGCAGTAGCTACTGTTACAATATTTGGACTCTGCTTGTGGATTTCAGTGCCTCCAGCACCGGTGTCACGCTGTTGCTGAGGGAAGTAAGTCGGGAGGGTCCCAGTCCTGGAGAAGGTTTGTATGCTGCTCTTTGATTTGGGGCGATTTGTGCCATAACTAGAATCCTTCCAAGACAGGGGATAGCCATGAGGATTGTTGAAAACTGGTACTGGAGAGAAACCTATTGTGTATGCGTTATCTCTGGGGGTTCTGAAGCTTTGTGCCGGTATTGCACAGTAGGTGCCTTGGCAATCCCCAGATAAGCTGTTAGTGGTACTGGATGAACctgaaataaaagtgaaataaataaggATGGGAAATTGTTGATGCAGATGTTACAGTACCACCATTTATCATTTGTGTCATTCTGGTgaatatttattctttattcaatGGTGTGTGATGTCAAAACTTCAAAACTCAAAGGAGAAAACTCACTTTTTAGCCTCGGCTGGAAAGTACTGAAGTTCTTCTTGCCTCCATCACCGCTGATATCAGAGTCGCTGTCGTTGAAGTCACTGTCCCCTTTGCCACTGTCCTTCACGCTCAACTGGTCGGTGTTGCCAATGCCACTGCGAATATAATCAACAAATAGAGTATGAGCCACCACTGCACCACATTAGCTTGATcattgatgtcttttttttttttttttacaaacaagacCTGTCTGTATCCTGCCCATCTAACCTCATTCCACAAGAATGCCAAAAGCGATCAAACATATGCACGGCGCATGTTAATTAAGTTCCCTCAGTTCAGACAGATTTGACTGTGAATAAAGCATATCATATCTGAGAAAAGATATTACATTTAGTTGTCTTACCTCACTTGCAAGCAGTATTTGTCACCTTGCCACACAGATGGTGGTTGGAAATGCTTGGAGGGCAGGAACATCTAagagagaacaaacaaaatcaCAGCAGAGAGCTTAGTTACCATTTCTGGCACAAAGATCAAGGCAGCAGCATGTGGGAACAtcatatgaatataaaaataaaaaggagggggaaaaaagcctCCTGTAGTTAACTCACCTTTGTCTCTGACTCCCCACTCCTGTCTTCATACAGGCAGGAATCATCCAGAGAAGAAGATGTTCTCTCATGGAAGAAACCTCGTTGACCGGTGTATATGTTTGGTTCTGTTGAGCCGAGCATGGGCATGGGCCTGCTGTCGAACAGGCTGTGACACACTTCCCTCTTGGAGCCACGGTTTCTCCCCCCACGGCTGAGTTTGCATGTGACAACCACAGCCACTATTGCAATCAGCAACAATGCACAACCCCCGCTGAGCATAATAATGACAATTAGTGAGCCATCCAAGCTGGAGCCTTCTTCATCACTTGACCGCAACACAATGACGACTTGGTCTTCAGAGGGCTCAGTGTCTGTGATGACAAACCTAATAGTGGCACTTGCAGAGAGCGGGGACCTGCCATTGTCACTCACTGCGATTTTCATTTCGAGCACGTCTCCAATTTCAGCTGTCAGCCATTGTTTTAAAGCAATTTCTCCAGTAGCTTTGTTCATTGTGAAAAGCTTTGGGTCACCTTGTACAATTTGATAGGAGAGCTCACCGTTCACCGCTTCGTCCTCATCTTCAGCTGAGACGCGGAGGGCGAGATAGCCAGGAGGTGCATTAAAGGGCAGAGAAATATCAGCAGAGTCATTCAGAAGGATGGGGAAGGTGAAGTGTGGATAGTTGTCATTCTGATCCACAACTCTAATCCTGATTGTTGATGTGCTTGAGAGAGAAGGGGAACCTCTGTCCTCTGCTTGGATGACCAATTCAATCTGCTGAAGAGTCTCATAGTCAAAAGACCTTAAAGTATACAAAGACCCAGAGAGTGAATCTACAGAAACATAAGTGGACATTGGGGATCCTCCTGGCACCTTTGAATCTATGAGTTTGTAAGAAACTTTGGCATTCTTTCCCACATCAGGATCACGGGCAACGACAGTGGTCACATATGAACCTGGAATATTATTTTCCATGACTGAAACTTCATAAAGTGACTTGCTGAAGAGAGGGGGGTTGTCGTTCTCATCTGTTACACGGATGGTGTACTGTGTGACAGTTTTGAAAGGTGGACTTCCTAAATCTTCTGCAACCACAGTCAGGTTATACTCTGGGATCCTCTCTCTGTCTAAAGTAGTGGTGGTAATAATCATAAAAGTGTCCCCATATGCCTGCTGGAGGGTGAAATGCTCGTGCCCGAGCAGGTTGATGCGCACATACCCGTTGGAACCTGAGTCTCTGTCCGAGGTGCTGATCAGAGCCACGAAACTCTCCGCAGCCGCAGCTTCTGTGATGTAGGCAATTCCGTCACTGCTGGAGGTCATCGGTTTGATGCTGATTTCAGGTGCGTTGTCATTAACGTCCACGATGTCTATCACAACTTTGCAGCTGGAAGGGACAGAGTTCGCGCCTAAATCGGAGGCTTTGATGTTGAGCTCGTATGACCTCCTCTTCTCAAAATCAACCAGCGCCTTCAAAGTCACGTCTCCGGAGTACGGGTCGATGTGGAAAAGGCGTGCAGCTTCTGATGACAGCCTGTTAAATGCGTACATCACCTCGCCGTTAATGCCGTCATCGGGGTCAAAGGCGTGCACTTTGAGAACTCGGTGACCCACCGGAGAGTCTTCATTCAGCTCAACTTTCAGCGAGCTGTGCTCAAACGTCGGGCTGTTATCATTAAAGTCCAACACTTTGATATTTACAGTCACTGAGCCAGACTTTGCAGGCTCTCCTCCGTCAACTGCAGTGACTTCGATGGTGTAGGAGTCCTCCACCTCCCTGTCGAGCTGCTTCACCAGCACCAGTTCAGCAAACTTCACCCCGTCCTCTCGATCGCGCACTTCAATGGCGAAATGACTGGAGGGAGAAATATTATAGCTCTGAATGTAGTTTTCACCCACATCCTGGTCGAGAGCAATCTGCAGAGGGAATCTTGAGTCTAGCGGCACATTCTCCACAATCTCCAGGTTTGTCTCATTACGCACGAACACAGGTGCGTGGTCGTTGATGTCTTTCACCTCGATTTCCACGTGGATGAGTTGAAACTTTTCATTGGAGAAGGCCACGATGTCGAAGGTGATGAAGCAACGCGGGGACCTGGGGCAGAGCTGCTCTCGGTCAATTACTTCTGCAACGCTCAGAAGCCCATCAGTCTCCCTCATTTGAATCACAGAAGAGTTGTTTTCTTGCATGAAGCGGAACGATGTGTCGGGGTCATCGGCTGGATCAATCTTTAAATCTTGTGACAAATTTCCAATCTCTGTGCCTGGCGCATCCTCCTCATAGGTGAAATACCTTGTAGTTGTACACTGAACAGagtataaaaataaagcaaGCACAATGCACAGTCCAATTGAAATCTTGCAAAATCCCATTTTGAGTTGAGGGGCTATAAAATATAGCCCAGAGAAGTCATAAATGGTGAAAGCAATCCACGACCTGTGCTATGTCAAGTCGAATCACAACTGAGTTGACTTTGCTGACTGACTATAAGCCCCGGCATATGCAAATAGCCTGCCCCGTCGACCAATGGCCTGTCAGTGCTTCACCAAAAGGGAAACGTTTGTCTCTGCAGCAAACTGCTGTTCACTGTTTTGTGTGCAAATGGTTTATTAGTTTAACTGATTATGGAGTTTTAATCAGGCTGATAACAGTGCAACTGAATAAATCTGCACATGGTaattaatcaacaaataaatCACTTAGTGAACTGCACTTAATAGGACTACATTCCATCAGAGGAAGCTGAAGTCTGAGGAGACCTGTTGAAAGCTTGAAGAATTAATTGGGCGGGTTAGTCTGTCAGTTATAAGAAGCTATGCAAAAGCTGATGTGGGAAGAGATTAAAAGGCATAAAAACAGATGTCAATAAGCCTATTATTGCTGATCAAAAATAAACAGGGGCTCACAACACCAAAAATAACCAAGAGCACTGTTGGTGGACCAattgtttttactttgctgtatttcttcttgtattaacatgtaatgtaaatggGTAAAAGCATAAATGGAAGTCATGTCTggtttaaaacaataatcaggtgcccatatgaacactgaaagaggttaagattgctgtaataattcttcctgttcataaaTGATGCCTTTCCAACAGGAACTTTTTATCAAGGCAAGCAGATATCATCCAAGGTTACAGTGTTTTCTGCACAAAAGTCCCTTTATATGTGTTACTGTCCCTCCACCGCAGCTCAGTAAGGAAGCACCAAATTTTCAATCATACTGCTGAAccctcatattagcttcagataaactttggaatacatttttgtgcagaacaaggactgtgattcatcacttacattgttaATGCATTAGGAAGAGATCTCCTAGGAATGATTACCTTTtataaaacctgtttcaatgttcacctgggcacctgactattgttttaagacagacttgaaaaattgtgagcctatcgtttaaataaaagtaaagatgcattatcattaaaatgtaCTATCAACTATCTAACAGTGGAAAATGGCAGCTTTCGgggtattttattattttattggacTTATTATCGATGAGTTAACATGTAAGTAGCAtattaatgttgtagctggtcaagCTGGAGCGAATTGtaactttttttatatattgctgaatagtttaatctataataatgcattatattttaaaagcttatcacatgttttgcatgtaaaatcTTAGTTACTTGTAATGAtatctgtcagataaatgtagtggagtaaaaggtacattctttctttctgaaatgtagtggagtagaagtataaaatggcataaaatggaaatactcaagtaaggGATAAGTACATAAAAACCATACTTACTTTCCACCACAGGGTAAAAGCAGTGGGAAATGCAAACTATGAAACTGCagaaaagttattattattcatatacaCCTATGTATTATAGTCACACAGTCTCATCAAAATCCTCATTTtacccttctttctctctctctcaaccatATCTATCCCTGCAAACATTGCCCATAAATCATCTGCatcataaaagaaaagaagaactctctgtttctgtgctgtCTTATCAGATCAAATAGCG
This genomic interval carries:
- the pcdh8 gene encoding protocadherin-8: MGFCKISIGLCIVLALFLYSVQCTTTRYFTYEEDAPGTEIGNLSQDLKIDPADDPDTSFRFMQENNSSVIQMRETDGLLSVAEVIDREQLCPRSPRCFITFDIVAFSNEKFQLIHVEIEVKDINDHAPVFVRNETNLEIVENVPLDSRFPLQIALDQDVGENYIQSYNISPSSHFAIEVRDREDGVKFAELVLVKQLDREVEDSYTIEVTAVDGGEPAKSGSVTVNIKVLDFNDNSPTFEHSSLKVELNEDSPVGHRVLKVHAFDPDDGINGEVMYAFNRLSSEAARLFHIDPYSGDVTLKALVDFEKRRSYELNIKASDLGANSVPSSCKVVIDIVDVNDNAPEISIKPMTSSSDGIAYITEAAAAESFVALISTSDRDSGSNGYVRINLLGHEHFTLQQAYGDTFMIITTTTLDRERIPEYNLTVVAEDLGSPPFKTVTQYTIRVTDENDNPPLFSKSLYEVSVMENNIPGSYVTTVVARDPDVGKNAKVSYKLIDSKVPGGSPMSTYVSVDSLSGSLYTLRSFDYETLQQIELVIQAEDRGSPSLSSTSTIRIRVVDQNDNYPHFTFPILLNDSADISLPFNAPPGYLALRVSAEDEDEAVNGELSYQIVQGDPKLFTMNKATGEIALKQWLTAEIGDVLEMKIAVSDNGRSPLSASATIRFVITDTEPSEDQVVIVLRSSDEEGSSLDGSLIVIIMLSGGCALLLIAIVAVVVTCKLSRGGRNRGSKREVCHSLFDSRPMPMLGSTEPNIYTGQRGFFHERTSSSLDDSCLYEDRSGESETKMFLPSKHFQPPSVWQGDKYCLQVSGIGNTDQLSVKDSGKGDSDFNDSDSDISGDGGKKNFSTFQPRLKSSSSTTNSLSGDCQGTYCAIPAQSFRTPRDNAYTIGFSPVPVFNNPHGYPLSWKDSSYGTNRPKSKSSIQTFSRTGTLPTYFPQQQRDTGAGGTEIHKQSPNIVTVATALEVATIF